Proteins from a genomic interval of Paenibacillus sp. RC334:
- a CDS encoding GntR family transcriptional regulator codes for MTQFVYKQIIDDLKMKIFAGKFADMRLPDERSLSETYQVSRSSIKRALTKMENVGIIFKKRGSGTFINPLYIRNESIFNYEGSNLGVTDNFQMHGKKPKIKVLSFEVIPPTEELQRDLFLETHDFVYKIVRLRLFDDDPFMIETGYIPIKIVQNLNQTIIEGSIFNYLEDSRNLAVTKSFLSIFAEPSQADDQELLHLKENEPVGIMEGVFFLDNGTPFEFSHMRFHYKYLKFNTFVSVH; via the coding sequence ATGACACAATTTGTCTATAAGCAAATTATTGACGATCTTAAGATGAAAATCTTTGCTGGTAAGTTTGCAGATATGAGATTACCAGATGAACGTAGTCTTAGCGAGACGTACCAGGTGAGTCGTAGTTCCATTAAACGTGCTCTGACTAAAATGGAGAATGTAGGAATTATTTTCAAGAAGCGCGGTTCTGGGACATTTATTAATCCATTATACATAAGGAATGAATCTATCTTTAACTACGAAGGCTCTAATCTAGGGGTCACTGATAATTTTCAAATGCATGGTAAAAAGCCTAAAATCAAAGTATTGAGTTTTGAGGTCATTCCACCAACAGAAGAATTACAACGCGATTTATTCTTGGAGACTCATGATTTTGTTTACAAAATTGTTCGCTTACGTTTGTTTGATGATGATCCTTTTATGATTGAAACGGGCTATATCCCTATTAAAATTGTCCAAAATTTAAATCAGACGATTATCGAGGGGTCGATTTTTAATTATTTGGAAGACTCGCGGAACCTGGCCGTCACTAAATCTTTTTTATCCATTTTTGCAGAGCCGTCCCAAGCAGACGATCAAGAACTACTGCATTTGAAGGAAAATGAGCCCGTAGGCATCATGGAAGGTGTTTTCTTTTTAGATAATGGCACGCCATTTGAATTTTCTCATATGCGATTCCATTACAAATATTTGAAATTCAACACCTTCGTATCGGTTCATTAA
- a CDS encoding phosphoketolase family protein has product MSLSPVIVDYSSKAYLEKLDAYWRATNYISVGQLYLKDNPLLKEPLKDSDVKIKPIGHWGTIPGQNFIYAHLNRVINKYDLSMLYIEGPGHGGQVMVSNSYLDGSYTEIYPQITQDIPGMKKLFKQFSFPGGIASHAAPETPGSIHEGGELGYSLSHGVGAILDHPDLISAVVIGDGEAETGPLAASWFSNRFINPITDGAVLPILHLNGFKISNPTIMSRQSKEELTSYFKGLGWEPFFVEGEHPDQMHPEMAKVLDTVIEKIEAIQKNARENNDLTRPAWPMLVFRTPKGWTGPKEWDNVPNENSFRAHQVPIPVDQKNMQHAPALLEWLNSYRPEELFDENGRLKPEIAEILPTGDKRMGMNPVTNAGNLIKDLHLPDFRNYTLDNSVPGKVIAQDMSVLGKYVKDVVLLNEENRNFRIFGPDETMSNRLAPVFEVTKRQWMDQIIEPNDEFLSSYGRVIDSQLSEHQAEGLLEGYVLTGRHGFFASYEAFLRVVDSMITQHFKWLRKATDQGWRADIPSLNVVATSTVFQQDHNGYTHQDPGLLGHLADKKPEFIREYLPADANSLLAVFDTILNDRQKINLIVSSKHPRPQWFTADEAKELVDKGLKIIDWASTDQGGEPDLVIASAGTEPTIESLAAISILHEKLPELKIRFINVVDLLRLRSQKIDPRGLSDAEFDHYFTKEKPVVFAFHGYEGLIKDLFFDRHNHNLYVHGYRENGDITTPFDMRVLNQMDRFDLVKEAVLNLPEAGKYTSIVVEMDAMVKKHNQCIREEGIDLPEVENWVWKSLR; this is encoded by the coding sequence ATGTCATTATCACCTGTAATAGTAGATTACTCATCTAAAGCATATTTGGAAAAACTTGATGCATATTGGCGTGCAACGAACTACATTTCGGTAGGCCAACTTTATTTAAAAGATAATCCTTTGTTAAAAGAACCATTAAAAGATTCGGACGTAAAGATTAAGCCTATTGGACACTGGGGCACCATTCCTGGCCAAAACTTTATTTATGCACATCTAAATCGTGTTATTAATAAATATGATTTGAGCATGCTTTACATTGAAGGCCCTGGTCACGGCGGCCAGGTTATGGTTTCAAATTCATATCTCGATGGAAGCTACACTGAAATCTATCCGCAAATTACACAAGATATCCCGGGTATGAAGAAATTATTCAAACAATTCTCGTTCCCTGGCGGTATTGCTTCACATGCCGCTCCTGAAACACCTGGATCTATCCATGAGGGTGGAGAATTAGGTTACTCCCTTTCTCATGGGGTGGGTGCCATTTTAGATCATCCCGATTTGATTTCGGCTGTTGTTATTGGTGATGGCGAAGCTGAAACTGGCCCATTAGCCGCTTCGTGGTTCTCTAACAGATTTATCAACCCCATTACTGACGGTGCAGTGCTGCCAATCTTACACTTGAATGGCTTCAAGATTAGTAACCCAACGATTATGTCTCGTCAATCGAAAGAAGAATTGACCTCATATTTCAAAGGCTTGGGTTGGGAACCATTTTTTGTTGAAGGTGAGCATCCTGATCAAATGCATCCAGAAATGGCAAAAGTATTGGATACCGTAATCGAAAAAATTGAAGCTATTCAAAAGAATGCGCGTGAAAACAATGACCTTACTCGCCCAGCATGGCCGATGCTTGTCTTCCGTACACCTAAGGGCTGGACGGGTCCAAAAGAATGGGATAACGTACCTAATGAAAATTCATTCCGTGCCCATCAAGTTCCAATTCCTGTTGACCAAAAAAATATGCAGCACGCACCTGCTTTATTAGAATGGCTGAATAGCTATAGACCAGAGGAATTGTTCGACGAAAATGGCCGTTTAAAACCTGAGATTGCCGAAATTCTACCTACAGGCGATAAACGAATGGGGATGAACCCTGTTACGAATGCGGGTAACCTCATTAAAGACTTGCATTTACCAGATTTCCGTAACTATACACTAGATAACTCTGTTCCTGGTAAAGTCATTGCACAGGATATGTCGGTTTTAGGGAAATACGTTAAAGATGTGGTTCTTTTAAATGAAGAAAATCGTAATTTCAGAATCTTCGGACCGGATGAAACGATGTCTAACCGCTTAGCTCCTGTTTTTGAAGTAACCAAACGTCAATGGATGGACCAAATTATTGAACCTAATGACGAATTTTTGTCTTCTTATGGTCGTGTTATTGATTCCCAATTATCCGAACATCAAGCAGAGGGCTTGCTGGAAGGTTATGTGTTGACTGGTCGTCATGGTTTCTTTGCAAGTTATGAAGCCTTCCTGCGTGTGGTTGATTCAATGATTACTCAACACTTCAAGTGGTTACGTAAAGCAACGGATCAAGGATGGCGTGCAGATATCCCATCATTGAATGTCGTAGCAACTTCAACGGTGTTCCAACAGGATCATAATGGGTATACACACCAAGATCCAGGTTTGTTAGGTCATTTGGCTGATAAAAAACCGGAATTTATTCGGGAGTATCTGCCAGCTGATGCCAATTCATTGTTGGCTGTTTTTGACACCATTTTAAACGACCGTCAAAAGATCAATTTGATCGTTTCGTCTAAACACCCACGTCCACAATGGTTTACTGCTGATGAAGCGAAAGAATTGGTGGATAAAGGGTTGAAGATCATTGACTGGGCAAGTACAGATCAAGGTGGAGAACCTGATCTTGTCATTGCTTCTGCCGGTACAGAACCAACGATTGAAAGCTTAGCTGCGATCTCCATTTTGCATGAGAAATTGCCTGAGCTGAAGATTCGATTTATCAACGTGGTAGATTTATTGAGATTGAGAAGTCAAAAAATAGATCCTCGTGGATTATCTGACGCAGAGTTTGATCATTATTTCACAAAGGAAAAGCCAGTTGTTTTCGCTTTCCATGGCTATGAAGGTCTAATCAAAGATCTGTTCTTTGATCGTCACAATCATAACTTGTATGTGCATGGTTACCGTGAAAATGGTGATATTACGACCCCATTTGATATGCGTGTATTGAATCAAATGGACCGTTTTGACTTAGTGAAGGAAGCTGTTCTAAACTTACCTGAAGCCGGGAAGTACACAAGCATTGTGGTTGAAATGGATGCTATGGTTAAGAAGCATAATCAATGCATTCGTGAAGAAGGCATCGACTTACCAGAAGTAGAAAACTGGGTATGGAAAAGCTTGAGATAA
- a CDS encoding PspA/IM30 family protein, protein MGILSRFRDIMKMNVNALLDKVEDPEKTIEDYMQNLNIDLGRVKAETASVLADERRAKRALDECRAEIKKLQNYAMKAVEAGKDENARKFLERKATQVEKRGQFETAYDLASSNAASMKQMQDKLVSDMGQLEARRIKLKGKMAVAKVQQSLNAMGGQDSVFEAMEEKVNRAYDEAMAIAELRAGTQDDLDDLFAQVEKSTNAEDELAAIKEKMKDQK, encoded by the coding sequence ATGGGGATTCTGTCGAGATTTAGGGATATTATGAAAATGAATGTTAACGCCTTATTAGACAAGGTGGAAGATCCGGAGAAGACAATTGAGGATTACATGCAGAACCTGAACATCGACCTGGGCAGAGTGAAAGCGGAAACCGCTTCGGTGTTGGCGGATGAGAGAAGAGCGAAAAGAGCTTTGGATGAATGCAGAGCGGAGATCAAAAAGCTTCAGAATTATGCTATGAAGGCAGTGGAGGCTGGCAAGGATGAGAACGCTCGAAAGTTTCTGGAGAGAAAGGCAACGCAGGTGGAGAAACGGGGACAATTCGAAACCGCTTATGACTTGGCTTCATCAAACGCCGCAAGTATGAAACAAATGCAGGATAAACTGGTGTCTGATATGGGCCAGTTGGAAGCACGGCGCATCAAGCTAAAAGGGAAAATGGCGGTTGCCAAAGTACAGCAATCATTGAACGCCATGGGCGGCCAGGATTCCGTATTCGAAGCTATGGAAGAGAAGGTTAATCGGGCATATGATGAAGCAATGGCTATAGCCGAGCTTAGAGCAGGGACGCAGGACGATCTGGATGATTTATTCGCACAAGTTGAGAAAAGCACGAACGCAGAAGATGAATTGGCTGCGATCAAAGAAAAAATGAAAGATCAGAAATAA
- a CDS encoding TFIIB-type zinc ribbon-containing protein, whose translation MPVIEYKCPNCGSGMVFDSETGMLSCHSCGRKDNIEYFPDPLTNHIFSEDEAQEYHCTSCGAVIMTEVETSATVCSFCGSAVVLGERLTGELAPAQVIPFSISKEEAMQAFRKWCKNGRLTPNRFMTADRIKGITGMYVPFWLYELHNKIEVQGQGKKVRTYTSGDYEYTETQHFDVYRKIRLNYVKVPIDAAEKMNDELMDKLEPFPYDQLKSFKTPYLAGYIAEKYSYNDEELFPRVKEKVKEYIDAYIQSSVSEYTAVDYTDKQIDTTRKNADYVLLPVWVIHYDYNRLEHTFAMNGQTGKVVGKPPISKVKVTAWFAGIFGVSFLSLKLITWVIMGGMF comes from the coding sequence ATGCCGGTTATCGAATACAAATGCCCAAACTGCGGCAGTGGCATGGTCTTTGACAGTGAAACAGGAATGTTATCCTGTCATAGTTGCGGAAGAAAGGACAATATCGAGTATTTTCCAGATCCTCTGACGAATCACATTTTTTCAGAAGACGAGGCTCAGGAGTATCATTGCACCAGCTGCGGAGCAGTCATTATGACTGAAGTGGAGACAAGCGCGACGGTTTGCAGCTTTTGCGGATCAGCGGTTGTGCTTGGCGAACGACTGACAGGGGAGCTGGCCCCGGCGCAGGTCATTCCTTTTTCGATCAGTAAGGAAGAAGCTATGCAAGCTTTCCGAAAATGGTGCAAGAATGGCCGTCTGACGCCGAATCGGTTCATGACAGCAGATCGAATCAAGGGAATCACCGGGATGTATGTGCCTTTCTGGTTATATGAATTACATAATAAAATTGAGGTTCAGGGTCAGGGCAAAAAAGTGAGAACCTATACAAGCGGGGACTACGAGTATACGGAAACGCAGCATTTTGATGTATACCGGAAAATTCGTCTGAATTACGTGAAGGTTCCGATTGATGCCGCGGAGAAAATGAACGACGAGCTGATGGATAAATTGGAGCCTTTTCCTTACGATCAGCTAAAAAGCTTTAAAACCCCGTATCTCGCCGGCTACATTGCGGAGAAATACAGTTATAACGACGAGGAGCTCTTCCCGCGAGTAAAAGAAAAAGTGAAGGAATATATTGATGCTTATATTCAGTCTTCGGTGTCGGAATATACTGCTGTGGACTATACGGATAAGCAAATAGACACAACACGAAAAAATGCCGACTATGTCCTGCTCCCGGTATGGGTAATACACTATGACTATAATAGGTTGGAGCATACGTTTGCCATGAACGGTCAGACAGGCAAGGTAGTCGGCAAGCCTCCGATTAGCAAGGTCAAAGTGACTGCCTGGTTTGCAGGCATTTTCGGTGTCTCTTTCCTTTCATTGAAGCTAATCACTTGGGTGATCATGGGGGGGATGTTTTAA
- a CDS encoding TPM domain-containing protein, translating into MKRVGLILAILFFFTAFLAFPVEMKAEAATTEWKSLIYDEAGLLNQEEYDELNTMANQYGAERETDIIIFTSSNSDNMDVMKMTQDFYDDQGPGYDRTHGNAVILTMDMRNREIYLAGFYKAERYLDDDRLDKIRDEISPYLTSGNYELAFQKYILSAHRYLGIRPGVNPDSIFYSIAFQLVVSLVLAGIIVGKMVSNSGGRVTVNRQTYEDASTSGILAHRDQYLHTTTTKRKIEKSSSSSGSSGGGTTSGGHSHSGSRGSF; encoded by the coding sequence ATGAAAAGGGTTGGACTGATCCTGGCAATCTTGTTTTTCTTCACTGCTTTTCTAGCCTTTCCTGTGGAAATGAAGGCCGAGGCGGCTACAACGGAATGGAAGTCCTTGATTTATGATGAAGCGGGTCTGCTTAATCAGGAAGAGTATGATGAACTGAACACGATGGCTAATCAATACGGGGCCGAAAGAGAAACGGACATTATTATTTTTACCTCCAGCAATTCCGACAATATGGATGTTATGAAAATGACGCAGGACTTTTATGATGATCAGGGACCTGGATATGACAGGACTCATGGAAATGCGGTTATTTTAACGATGGATATGAGAAATAGAGAGATTTATTTGGCCGGATTTTACAAAGCAGAGCGGTATCTGGATGACGACAGACTGGATAAAATACGTGACGAGATTAGCCCGTACCTGACGAGCGGTAACTATGAGCTTGCATTCCAAAAATATATTTTAAGTGCGCACAGGTATTTGGGAATCCGACCAGGGGTGAACCCGGATAGTATATTTTATAGTATTGCGTTTCAATTGGTGGTTTCACTGGTATTGGCGGGGATTATCGTGGGTAAGATGGTTTCCAATTCCGGCGGCCGTGTTACGGTAAATCGGCAGACCTATGAGGATGCAAGCACTTCAGGGATTTTGGCTCATCGGGATCAATACCTCCACACAACAACAACGAAACGGAAGATCGAAAAGAGTAGCAGCAGTAGCGGCTCAAGCGGGGGCGGAACCACCAGTGGCGGTCATTCGCATAGCGGCAGTAGAGGTTCATTTTAA
- a CDS encoding SPFH domain-containing protein — MSFFRNQFANVVEWEEFRDDMIFWKWSNREIKKGSKLMIRSGQDAIFVNNGKIEGIFENEGSYNIDSEIIPFLSTLKGFKFGFNSGMRVEVLFVNTKEFTVKWGTQNPVLIPTPQLPGGMPIRANGTFNFKVDDYVTLIDKVAGMKDSYLVEDVKIRITSVLDQLLMKWISREGKDMFNLQANASDISKGIQEDLDMQVMDNGMTITGFHVMSFNYPQEIQDMITKTASHEMIGNLQKYQQVTMTDGIASGNVKGGGAASDMASMMMGMNIANEMMKNLNPNQNPPAEPQPESAAPSPSGDHKKPNFCPNCGVKNEGANFCPNCGQKL; from the coding sequence ATGTCGTTCTTTAGAAATCAATTTGCGAATGTTGTAGAGTGGGAAGAATTTAGAGATGATATGATTTTTTGGAAATGGAGCAATCGGGAGATTAAAAAAGGAAGCAAGTTAATGATCCGCTCTGGTCAAGACGCGATTTTCGTAAATAACGGCAAGATTGAAGGGATTTTCGAGAATGAAGGATCTTACAATATAGATTCTGAGATTATCCCGTTTCTGTCCACGTTAAAAGGATTTAAATTTGGCTTTAACAGTGGCATGAGGGTGGAAGTTTTATTCGTCAATACGAAGGAGTTTACCGTGAAATGGGGGACGCAAAACCCGGTTTTGATCCCGACTCCCCAGCTTCCGGGGGGTATGCCCATTCGTGCCAACGGCACGTTTAATTTTAAGGTGGACGATTATGTTACGCTCATAGATAAGGTTGCCGGGATGAAAGACAGCTATCTGGTGGAGGATGTTAAAATCCGGATTACTTCTGTGCTGGATCAGTTGTTAATGAAGTGGATCAGCAGAGAAGGGAAAGACATGTTCAATCTGCAAGCGAATGCTTCCGATATTTCCAAAGGCATTCAAGAAGATCTGGATATGCAAGTGATGGACAACGGGATGACGATTACAGGCTTTCACGTGATGAGCTTCAATTATCCTCAAGAAATTCAGGATATGATTACGAAGACGGCTTCTCATGAAATGATCGGTAATTTGCAAAAGTATCAACAGGTCACGATGACGGACGGTATTGCATCTGGCAACGTAAAAGGCGGCGGCGCTGCTTCGGATATGGCGAGTATGATGATGGGGATGAATATAGCAAACGAAATGATGAAAAATTTGAATCCCAACCAAAATCCTCCGGCCGAGCCTCAACCTGAATCTGCCGCTCCTTCTCCTTCTGGAGACCATAAAAAGCCCAATTTCTGTCCTAACTGCGGTGTGAAAAACGAAGGAGCTAACTTCTGTCCGAATTGTGGTCAGAAACTCTGA
- a CDS encoding alpha-L-arabinofuranosidase C-terminal domain-containing protein, with the protein MTKFQDQIIARYKFEDAGNVGKDSSGQGNDGVASGTVAPTISNASGRMALTLEGGPNGTSYIQLPSDLLKDVSDNTGATVTAWVNFGRFTDMWERVFDFGKAHTGPYMFMTRNLRGTLFAEADLAVDPGRGFVRDEWMHIAMSVIGTKGGTLSSAGPVVYVNGEVVADGSISQTSSGNYAKLRKWFETFTDSSNYSNNFIGRSQHAADVDFSGSLSDFRVYKAGLSADEVIEVMCDSLTDEEVVKLARDKYLSFPTTIVTKDLSLPTVLMGGRVEVTWKSSHPEILSDNGLVQTITSSQGVTVTAFLTKGQSCIEKSFEVSVLPEQLPPYTLTIHGNREVMDISEVMYGLFYEDINNAADGGIYAELVQNRSFESFVFDTYSHASGECGCSTGRNRNPLFAWSGDTDKMNPQNSGGLNEFLGAKDKDVNSYYVTVADGATIRNKGFSDSNQNCAMSIQAGDKYDFTIWAKAESAGTITLQLQDANEKGISESLTVQVEGGNTWKKYGIDSKLVLTGSATVLGQLALTFDGEISIDMVSLFPQDVWGAGEEARSPSAHANFQGNPNYRLRKDLVNALFDMHPKFLRFPGGCISEGSFIWENVYDWKESIGDIELRKENFNVWGYMMTMGLGYMEYFQLAEDLNAAPLPVMACGVLCQARSDYAHPAGGALREYYIKNFTDLIDFAINVDFENNEWAAMRKKMGHAAPFDLHYLGVGNENWGVEFFANFEVFKTSIDAYMEENYPGYELHIISTVGAQADDDAYQQGWKFLSGNITGSAKVAFADGAQVTEETVTWYEKQKNYMDTIADEHYYRSNEYLLHNADRYNYYYRAYNADGSIDWKETSKVFVGEYASTDKNTLAGAVAEAAVMTGFENNADVVLLAAYAPLFNKVLTDGTYRWTPDCIWFDDETVWFTPNYYVQQMYAKYLGNKVLATSFSTYKNGKPIDLIPQGGIEIATGNAEVIVKRVTVTSNKDGCVLLDQDFTQEWNPAWQVIPGSVGSTVEAGKGLVLKAQASGLNGLYILDDQWTNYKVEVVASRISGTDGFYVGAGLTDISAEKKDVVEYAVGYGGKATGVKVYKQGVEGYTLGDYSSSTAAGNLRAASYEELADNTDYTITVNYGGETGNSLICSYTDGVTSSKVLDYKLEAYNRDVFNSVTKDAEHVYVKLVNADNVDKAMQLNLQELSVESSAKLITLTGDASLVHVSNVNKKNDEKVVPIEQQVSLSHNAILLQLPANSVNVLMLDLKA; encoded by the coding sequence ATGACCAAATTCCAAGATCAAATCATTGCGCGGTACAAGTTTGAGGATGCTGGGAACGTAGGCAAAGATAGCTCAGGGCAAGGTAATGACGGGGTTGCTTCTGGCACAGTAGCACCGACAATCTCCAATGCCAGCGGCAGAATGGCTTTAACGCTTGAGGGAGGTCCTAATGGTACATCGTATATACAGCTTCCTTCCGATCTGCTTAAAGATGTAAGCGATAACACGGGTGCCACGGTGACTGCTTGGGTCAACTTCGGTAGATTCACGGATATGTGGGAACGTGTTTTTGACTTTGGCAAAGCCCATACAGGGCCTTATATGTTCATGACACGGAATCTGCGCGGGACTCTTTTCGCCGAGGCAGATCTGGCTGTAGATCCGGGGAGAGGTTTTGTCCGGGATGAGTGGATGCACATAGCCATGTCCGTGATCGGCACAAAAGGCGGCACATTAAGCAGTGCGGGTCCGGTTGTGTATGTGAACGGCGAAGTCGTAGCGGACGGCTCCATCAGCCAAACCTCCAGCGGCAACTATGCCAAGCTGCGCAAATGGTTTGAAACGTTTACAGACTCGTCCAACTACAGCAACAATTTTATCGGTCGTTCCCAGCATGCAGCGGATGTGGATTTTTCCGGTTCCCTATCGGACTTCCGAGTTTATAAAGCAGGCTTGTCAGCGGATGAAGTCATTGAAGTCATGTGCGATTCGTTGACAGACGAAGAGGTTGTGAAGCTCGCTCGTGATAAGTATTTGTCCTTCCCAACGACGATTGTAACCAAGGACTTGTCCCTGCCAACGGTCCTCATGGGCGGTAGAGTAGAAGTGACCTGGAAATCCAGCCACCCTGAGATACTCTCTGACAACGGTCTGGTCCAGACAATTACCTCCTCACAGGGGGTAACTGTGACAGCCTTCTTGACGAAGGGCCAAAGCTGTATTGAAAAAAGTTTTGAAGTATCCGTACTTCCAGAACAGCTACCTCCTTACACTTTGACCATTCATGGAAATAGGGAAGTCATGGATATCAGCGAAGTGATGTACGGCTTGTTCTACGAAGATATCAATAACGCAGCGGATGGCGGAATTTATGCGGAGCTTGTTCAGAATCGTTCCTTCGAGTCCTTCGTGTTCGATACCTATTCCCATGCTTCCGGCGAATGCGGCTGCTCTACGGGGCGTAACCGTAATCCTTTGTTTGCCTGGTCTGGTGATACGGACAAGATGAATCCGCAAAATAGCGGCGGATTAAATGAATTTCTAGGCGCTAAAGACAAAGATGTGAACTCATATTATGTGACGGTAGCGGATGGTGCAACTATTCGGAATAAGGGCTTTTCGGATTCTAACCAGAATTGCGCCATGTCTATCCAAGCGGGTGACAAGTATGATTTCACCATCTGGGCGAAGGCTGAGTCGGCGGGCACAATCACGCTACAACTGCAAGACGCAAATGAGAAGGGGATTAGTGAGTCGTTAACCGTACAGGTGGAGGGCGGCAACACGTGGAAGAAGTACGGTATAGATTCCAAACTGGTGCTGACAGGATCGGCTACGGTTCTGGGGCAACTGGCGCTGACGTTTGACGGTGAGATTTCGATAGATATGGTTTCCTTGTTTCCACAGGATGTGTGGGGTGCAGGGGAGGAAGCCCGATCCCCATCGGCACACGCCAACTTCCAAGGGAATCCCAACTATAGACTGAGAAAAGATCTGGTGAACGCGCTGTTCGATATGCATCCGAAGTTCCTGCGTTTTCCGGGCGGTTGTATCTCTGAGGGTTCGTTTATATGGGAAAATGTATACGACTGGAAGGAATCTATTGGCGATATTGAGCTGCGCAAGGAAAATTTTAATGTATGGGGCTATATGATGACCATGGGCCTTGGTTATATGGAGTATTTCCAGTTGGCCGAAGATCTGAATGCGGCTCCGCTTCCGGTTATGGCCTGCGGCGTTCTCTGCCAAGCTCGTTCCGATTACGCTCATCCGGCTGGTGGCGCATTAAGAGAGTATTATATCAAGAACTTTACGGATCTGATCGACTTTGCGATTAATGTGGATTTCGAGAACAATGAATGGGCCGCCATGCGTAAAAAAATGGGCCATGCAGCTCCGTTCGATCTGCACTATCTGGGTGTAGGGAACGAAAATTGGGGCGTCGAGTTCTTTGCCAACTTTGAAGTGTTCAAAACGTCTATTGATGCGTACATGGAGGAAAACTATCCAGGCTATGAGCTGCATATCATCTCCACGGTTGGCGCTCAAGCAGACGACGATGCATATCAGCAGGGCTGGAAGTTCCTGAGTGGAAATATCACCGGTTCGGCTAAGGTCGCTTTTGCAGATGGTGCCCAAGTGACCGAAGAAACCGTGACCTGGTATGAGAAGCAAAAAAATTACATGGACACCATTGCAGATGAGCACTACTACCGTTCCAACGAGTACCTGCTTCATAACGCGGACCGATATAATTATTACTATAGAGCGTATAACGCAGACGGCAGCATAGACTGGAAGGAAACGTCCAAGGTGTTCGTGGGTGAGTATGCGTCTACGGATAAAAATACATTGGCAGGCGCAGTAGCAGAGGCAGCGGTGATGACGGGCTTCGAAAATAATGCCGATGTCGTTCTGTTGGCTGCCTATGCGCCGCTGTTCAACAAGGTGCTGACGGACGGAACCTATAGATGGACCCCGGACTGCATCTGGTTCGATGACGAAACGGTGTGGTTTACGCCAAACTACTATGTACAGCAAATGTATGCTAAATATTTAGGCAATAAAGTATTGGCGACCTCTTTTTCCACTTACAAAAACGGCAAGCCGATAGACCTCATTCCTCAGGGTGGAATTGAGATCGCGACAGGCAACGCCGAAGTGATTGTCAAGCGTGTGACTGTCACTTCCAACAAGGACGGCTGCGTGCTGCTGGATCAGGATTTTACCCAGGAATGGAATCCGGCTTGGCAGGTCATTCCGGGCTCCGTGGGATCTACGGTGGAGGCAGGCAAGGGGCTTGTCCTCAAAGCTCAAGCCAGCGGTCTGAACGGCCTGTACATTTTGGACGACCAATGGACGAATTATAAGGTGGAGGTTGTGGCTTCCCGTATTTCTGGCACGGACGGTTTTTATGTGGGCGCAGGTCTTACGGATATTTCCGCAGAGAAAAAGGACGTGGTCGAATATGCCGTTGGCTATGGCGGCAAGGCAACGGGCGTGAAGGTTTACAAGCAAGGGGTGGAAGGCTATACCTTAGGTGACTACTCTTCCAGTACTGCGGCAGGCAACCTGAGAGCGGCCAGCTATGAAGAGCTTGCTGACAACACGGATTACACCATCACGGTGAATTACGGCGGTGAAACGGGCAACAGCCTGATCTGCTCTTACACCGACGGAGTGACAAGCAGCAAAGTGCTGGACTACAAGCTGGAAGCTTACAACAGAGACGTGTTCAACTCGGTGACCAAAGATGCTGAGCATGTATATGTGAAGCTTGTGAATGCCGATAACGTGGATAAGGCAATGCAGTTGAACCTTCAGGAATTGAGTGTGGAGTCCAGCGCCAAGCTGATTACACTAACTGGCGATGCTTCTCTGGTTCATGTATCTAATGTGAATAAGAAGAATGATGAGAAGGTAGTGCCTATCGAGCAGCAGGTTTCGCTCAGTCATAACGCGATCCTTCTACAATTACCCGCTAATTCGGTGAATGTACTGATGCTGGATCTTAAAGCATAG